From Scomber scombrus chromosome 9, fScoSco1.1, whole genome shotgun sequence, one genomic window encodes:
- the slbp gene encoding histone RNA hairpin-binding protein — protein MSNWIRSRRRDAHSSDNENRSEGPSRWSHCRKRGIDGSLRSSRDGGDGVNNGSTDSRDRHSDSRHASFTTPESRGPVSRCDRQGDWGSQVEDAEMRRDVHRDMQRYRRRILGAEVTQRERKISSGSSESCDSREGENMETDEAVLLRRQKQINYGKNTLAYDRYTKEVPKHMRQPGVHPKTPNKFRKYSRRSWDQQIKLWKVKLHAWDPPAEEGQDKVLDNIDELGLDDVMDIELDFPTLSDSQNATVSLTARNISLEGQGEDCSGTPVKVQKTEPSAEPDMA, from the exons ATGTCGAACTGGATCAGAAGCAGACGACGTGATGCTCACAGCAGCGATAATGAAAACAg GAGCGAAGGCCCTTCTCGATGGTCCCATTGCAGGAAAAGAGGGATTGATGGAAGCCTGCGGTCCAGTAGAGATGGAGGTGACGGGGTGAACAATGGGAGCActgacagcagagacagacactCTGACAGCAGACATGCCAG TTTCACCACTCCAGAAAGCAGAGGCCCGGTGTCTCGGTGTGACAGACAGGGTGACTGGGGCAGCCAGGTGGAGGACGCTGAGATGAGGAGAGATGTACACAGAGACATGCAGCG TTACAGGAGGAGGATACTGGGTGCAGAGGTCACCCAGAGAGAGCGAAAGATCTCCTCTGGCTCTTCTGAGAG ctgtgactccagagagggagaaaacatgGAGACTGATGAGGCTGTGTTGTTACGGCGACAGAAACAGATCAACTATGGCAAAAATACACTGGCCTATGATCGATACACCAAGGAAGTTCCCAA ACACATGCGTCAGCCGGGTGTTCATCCAAAGACTCCCAATAAGTTCAGGAAGTACAGTCGGCGCTCGTGGGACCAGCAGATCAAACTGTGGAAGGTCAAACTGCACGCCTGGGACCCCCCAGCAGAGGAGGGCCAAGACAAAGTCCTCGATAACAT TGATGAGCTGGGTCTCGATGATGTGATGGACATTGAGCTGGACTTCCCAACCTTGTCAGACTCTCAGAATGCCACAGTGTCTCTCACCGCACGCAACATTTCACTCGAG GGTCAGGGTGAAGACTGCTCGGGAACTCCAGTTAAAGTACAGAAGACAGAACCCTCAGCAGAGCCCGACATGGCATAG